From the genome of Metarhizium brunneum chromosome 4, complete sequence, one region includes:
- the fmo1_1 gene encoding Thiol-specific monooxygenase translates to MNGLKSDIKSVAIIGAGPAGAIAASALKAENYFDRIRVFERRESAGGTWIHDEDPGSNHPVYPGKLPTETDQPLDIPHDLPQNTPHIRRERWTATPIYNMLTTNVPDIAMCFSDSRFAYGPFVPHYVARQYVENYFAIHQTDSFLELNTTVEDLSSVSLPAPSGARGWKLTLRKHDATRNLDVWREEFYDAVVLANGHYSVPYVPQVPGLEAYMAKFPGRVSHSKFYRSPLLYEHKRVIVVGNSASGHDVAADLVSAAQHPVHVSRRSKSKWDGDEPPPGISWKPTIREFQPDGRVVFADDTYLDNVDAVIYCTGYKASFPFWNEEVNKQPLWDYKADRLVKSYRHTFFRDYPNLGIVGLPRTLTFRSFEYQAIALARLWSNRNSMPLPSREEQEAWEVQQAEKTRARGAKFHDVPWENGETAEYLGYLFDIAGLGTLSGEGRIPPALGRDLVWAIDNIHKYPEHSARDKKGVGGDCIEEGWVLVANGRRSHLGFI, encoded by the exons ATGAATGGTCTTAAGTCGGACATCAAATCGGTTGCAATTATTGGCGCCGGACCCGCTG GTGCAATTGCAGCATCTGCGCTGAAAGCTGAGAACTACTTTGATCGAATCCGAGTCTTTGAACGCCGAGAATCAGCTGGTGGAACCTG GATACACGATGAAGATCCAGGTTCTAACCATCCTGTGTATCCGGGAAAGCTACCGACCGAAACCGACCAACCTTTAGATATCCCCCATGACTTGCCCCAAAATACCCCCCACATCCGGCGTGAGCGGTGGACGGCGACGCCCATTTACAACATGTTGAC AACAAATGTCCCTGACATAGCCATGTGCTTCTCCGATTCGAGATTTGCATACGGCCCCTTTGTGCCACACTACGTCGCCCGGCAATATGTCGAGAATTACTTTGCCATCCACCAGACAGATTCCTTCCTAGAGCTTAACACGACTGTGGAGGATCTTTCGAGCGTGTCATTGCCAGCGCCCAGCGGCGCCAGAGGTTGGAAGTTGACGCTCCGGAAACACGACGCCACCAGAAACCTCGACGTGTGGCGCGAAGAGTTCTACGACGCCGTGGTATTAGCCAACGGGCACTACTCGGTTCCCTAT GTACCGCAAGTCCCCGGCCTCGAGGCATACATGGCCAAGTTTCCCGGGCGAGTCTCCCACTCCAAGTTCTACCGCTCGCCCCTACTCTACGAACACAAACGAGTCATTGTCGTTGGCAACTCCGCCTCCGGCCacgacgtcgccgccgacTTGGTCTCTGCCGCCCAACACCCCGTCCATGTATCCCGGCGCTCCAAGTCCAAGTGGGACGGCGACGAGCCGCCGCCCGGAATATCGTGGAAGCCTACCATTAGAGAATTCCAACCAGACGGCAGAGTCGTATTCGCCGACGACACATACCTGGATAATGTCGACGCGGTGATCTACTGCACCGGCTACAAGGCTTCGTTTCCATTCTGGAATGAAGAGGTCAACAAGCAGCCCTTGTGGGACTATAAAGCCGATAGGCTGGTCAAGAGCTACCGGCACACCTTCTTCCGGGACTATCCTAACCTCGGGATCGTGGGACTTCCGAGGACGTTGACGTTCAGAAGCTTTGAGTACCAGGCCATTGCGCTTGCGCGGCTGTGGTCCAACAGAAACTcgatgccgctgccgtcgcggGAGGAACAAGAGGCGTGGGAAGTGCAGCAGGCGGAGAAGACGAGGGCCCGGGGTGCAAAGTTTCACGATGTTCCGTGGGAAAATGGCGAGACGGCCGAGTACTTGGGGTACTTGTTTGATATTGCGGGCCTGGGGACCTTGAGTGGCGAGGGTAGAATACCGCCTGCCCTGGGGAGGGACTTGGTTTGGGCTATAGATAATATACACAAGTATCCGGAGCATTCGGCGCGGGATAAGAAGGGAGTTGGAGGAGATTGTATAGAGGAAGGTTGGGTTTTGGTGGCAAATGGGCGCAGGAGTCACTTGGGCTTTATTTAG